A window from Luteibacter flocculans encodes these proteins:
- a CDS encoding OmpA family protein — MKRKGLFLLIGLALGGVGAVHAQESADTAGNGYDGRWYIAPTVGGYYNDTDRNTNSRQVYYGLGFGKFISNNASIDIFADRTKRDNDGVGHWSNNSYGVAARFYAGAWDSWRPYLLAGVMGSYHHNPSDNGWSPAAELGVGVSKTITDSSDFRVEAGYRYDWDDKTNDRENGYGDWFLGFSIVSRFGEPPAAPAPAAAPAPAAPDCSTLDSDGDGVNDCDDKCPATPAGTIVGPDGCPQKVVIDLRGVNFKFDRPKKGETNIGPTLQEPTSESLGVLDQAVDTLQRYPQVKVTVAGYTDSVGKDAYNQGLSERRAKIVYDYLTSHGISADRLEGPIGHGENNPIDTNDTAEGRARNRRTELQVQQ; from the coding sequence ATGAAACGTAAGGGCTTGTTTTTGCTGATCGGCTTGGCCCTGGGCGGCGTGGGTGCCGTTCACGCGCAGGAATCCGCTGACACCGCGGGTAACGGCTATGACGGCCGCTGGTACATCGCCCCGACGGTTGGCGGTTACTACAACGACACCGACCGCAACACCAACAGCCGCCAGGTCTATTACGGCCTCGGCTTCGGTAAGTTCATCTCCAACAACGCGTCGATCGACATCTTTGCCGATCGCACCAAGCGCGATAACGATGGCGTTGGCCACTGGTCGAACAACAGCTACGGCGTTGCCGCCCGCTTCTACGCTGGTGCGTGGGACAGCTGGCGTCCGTACCTGCTCGCCGGTGTGATGGGCTCGTACCACCACAACCCGTCGGACAACGGCTGGTCCCCGGCCGCCGAGCTCGGCGTCGGCGTGTCCAAGACCATCACCGACAGCTCGGACTTCCGCGTTGAAGCCGGCTACCGCTACGACTGGGACGACAAGACCAACGACCGTGAGAACGGCTACGGCGACTGGTTCCTTGGCTTCTCGATCGTCTCGCGCTTCGGCGAGCCGCCGGCTGCTCCGGCTCCGGCCGCTGCTCCGGCCCCGGCTGCTCCGGACTGCTCGACGCTCGACAGCGACGGCGACGGCGTGAACGATTGCGACGACAAGTGCCCGGCCACCCCGGCTGGCACGATCGTCGGCCCGGATGGTTGCCCGCAGAAGGTCGTCATCGACCTGCGCGGCGTCAACTTCAAGTTCGACCGTCCGAAGAAGGGCGAGACGAACATCGGTCCGACCCTGCAGGAGCCGACCAGCGAGTCGCTGGGCGTTCTCGACCAGGCTGTCGACACCCTGCAGCGTTACCCGCAGGTCAAGGTTACGGTTGCCGGTTACACGGATAGCGTCGGTAAGGACGCTTACAACCAGGGCCTGTCCGAGCGTCGCGCCAAGATCGTGTACGACTACCTGACCTCGCACGGCATCTCGGCTGACCGCCTGGAAGGCCCGATCGGTCACGGCGAGAACAACCCGATCGACACGAACGACACGGCCGAAGGCCGCGCTCGTAACCGTCGCACGGAACTGCAGGTTCAGCAGTAA
- a CDS encoding DUF3574 domain-containing protein: protein MRAASVLLLMVSLVCAGCVTQQATPAPVLTGDTAHPAAASGWLRTELYFGLSGVDGKGGVDEAGWRAFLDQEVTPRFPAGLTVLDAYGQWQGSGQPVPERLRSKLVVLLHPDTPAQRQAIDAIRAAWKAKTGDQSVLRVSQPAEVSF from the coding sequence ATGAGAGCTGCGTCAGTCCTTTTACTGATGGTCTCGCTTGTCTGTGCCGGATGCGTCACGCAGCAGGCGACGCCCGCACCGGTACTTACGGGGGACACCGCGCATCCTGCGGCGGCGTCAGGTTGGCTGCGCACCGAGCTGTATTTCGGGCTTAGCGGGGTAGACGGAAAGGGCGGGGTCGATGAGGCCGGCTGGCGTGCGTTTCTCGATCAGGAAGTCACGCCGCGCTTTCCCGCCGGGCTGACGGTCCTCGACGCCTATGGTCAATGGCAGGGTAGTGGGCAACCCGTGCCTGAGCGGCTTCGATCGAAGCTCGTCGTGCTGTTGCATCCGGACACGCCCGCCCAGCGACAGGCGATAGACGCCATCCGCGCGGCTTGGAAGGCGAAGACGGGCGATCAGTCCGTGCTGCGGGTGAGCCAGCCGGCCGAGGTGTCGTTCTGA